The following are from one region of the Muntiacus reevesi chromosome 3, mMunRee1.1, whole genome shotgun sequence genome:
- the UBXN10 gene encoding UBX domain-containing protein 10, translating into MATEAPVNIAPPECSPGGSTATDSFLWQPDSLNMHVMRPKSAKGRTRPRLHKRLGTEGCSGRTPPSLPPAIPCESPSSQKPGACTPKSPDQGAPSEIPELLQQVPFGVSSSLNKYPVLPSINRRTLEEGALETVAKKAGSLQLSSAQALSLEETCTMKMGEKDPQAQACSPERRVLVQTERQTSSRAGDLEEPSHQEPRLLLAIRSPSGRRFVRHFRPTDALQTVVAVAERKNKATYRHCSVETMEVPRRRFPDLSKSLQDCGIPNKSVLGISQEEGEDWS; encoded by the coding sequence ATGGCCACTGAAGCCCCTGTGAATATAGCCCCCCCTGAATGCAGCCCTGGGGGCAGCACAGCGACTGACAGCTTCCTTTGGCAGCCAGACTCACTAAACATGCATGTCATGAGGCCCAAGTCCGCCAAGGGGCGTACTCGGCCAAGACTGCACAAGCGCCTGGGCACGGAGGGGTGTTCTGGCCGCACACCACCTTCTCTGCCTCCGGCCATTCCCTGCGAGTCGCCAAGCAGCCAGAAACCGGGAGCCTGCACCCCCAAATCTCCAGATCAGGGAGCCCCCAGTGAGATCCCGGAGCTGCTGCAGCAGGTACCCTTTGGGGTGTCCTCTTCCCTCAATAAATACCCAGTCCTCCCTTCCATCAACAGGaggaccctggaggagggcgcccTGGAGACAGTCGCTAAGAAAGCCGGCTCCCTGCAGCTTAGCAGCGCCCAGGCTCTTTCCCTGGAGGAGACCTGCACCATGAAGATGGGTGAAAAAGATCCCCAGGCTCAAGCCTGTTCCCCAGAGAGGAGAGTCCTCGTGCAGACCGAGAGACAGACCTCCTCAAGGGCTGGAGACCTGGAAGAGCCATCACATCAAGAGCCAAGACTGCTGCTCGCCATCCGCTCACCCTCAGGCCGAAGGTTCGTCCGCCACTTCCGGCCAACTGATGCCTTGCAGACCGTTGTGGCCGTGGCTGAGCGCAAGAACAAGGCCACCTACCGCCACTGCAGCGTCGAAACGATGGAGGTGCCCAGGAGACGTTTCCCTGACCTCAGCAAGTCTCTGCAGGACTGTGGAATCCCCAACAAGTCGGTGCTGGGCATCTCCCAGGAAGAGGGGGAAGACTGGTCCTGA